A genomic window from Candidatus Rokuibacteriota bacterium includes:
- a CDS encoding SDR family oxidoreductase — MTPMLKDKVAVVTGAARGIGREIAILMAQYGAKVVVNDYGGSADGKGGEHGPADEVVKEITAKGGQAAANYESVSTMAGGQAIIQTALDRFGGIDIVVNNAGILRDRMIFNMTEEEWDGVINTHLKGTFAVTRAAVPHMREKKWGRLVNMTSTSGLVGNVGQANYAAAKLGIVGLTKVTALDMARYNVTANCISPFAWTRMIGTIPTETEAQKARVEKIKKMGPEHIAPVAVFLASDAAKEISGQVFGVRGKEIMLFNHMRPIRNMHHDQGWTPERLAEMFPGTLKHHLVPLETSGQYFNYDPLV, encoded by the coding sequence ATGACTCCGATGCTCAAGGACAAGGTCGCGGTGGTGACGGGCGCGGCCCGCGGGATCGGGCGTGAGATCGCGATCCTCATGGCCCAGTACGGCGCCAAGGTGGTCGTGAACGACTACGGCGGGAGCGCCGACGGCAAAGGCGGCGAGCACGGTCCGGCCGACGAGGTGGTCAAGGAGATCACGGCCAAGGGCGGCCAGGCCGCGGCCAACTACGAGTCGGTGTCGACCATGGCGGGCGGCCAGGCCATCATCCAGACCGCGCTCGACCGGTTCGGGGGCATCGACATCGTCGTCAACAATGCCGGCATCCTCCGGGACCGCATGATCTTCAACATGACGGAGGAGGAGTGGGACGGCGTCATCAACACGCACCTCAAGGGCACGTTTGCCGTGACGCGGGCCGCCGTCCCGCACATGAGGGAGAAGAAGTGGGGGCGCTTGGTCAACATGACCTCCACCTCGGGGCTCGTGGGCAACGTCGGGCAGGCCAACTACGCAGCCGCCAAGCTCGGCATCGTGGGGCTGACCAAGGTGACGGCGCTCGACATGGCCCGCTACAACGTCACGGCCAATTGCATCTCGCCCTTCGCGTGGACGCGGATGATCGGGACCATCCCGACGGAGACTGAGGCGCAGAAGGCGCGCGTCGAGAAGATCAAGAAGATGGGGCCGGAGCACATCGCCCCGGTGGCGGTCTTCCTCGCGAGCGACGCCGCCAAGGAGATCTCGGGGCAGGTCTTCGGCGTGCGCGGCAAGGAGATCATGCTCTTCAACCACATGCGGCCGATCCGGAACATGCACCACGACCAGGGCTGGACACCGGAGCGTCTGGCCGAGATGTTCCCTGGCACGCTCAAGCACCATCTGGTTCCGCTGGAGACCTCCGGACAGTACTTCAACTACGACCCGCTCGTCTGA
- a CDS encoding alkaline phosphatase D family protein: MRLRVLAAAALGVWAAAAGADAPGLLLTVGEVSDRGAVVWIRGTSASPVSITYAPAGGGEERQAQVALSLAADRTGKASLSGLLPGIRYRYEATQGGANAEGEFVTAPAPDSETPVRFAWSGDLGSPGYCRRVTDGYPIFRAMARVPVDFFLFVGDTIYGDHVCDGPEFVPGSGFVAKTLAQYHAKHRYNRADAAVQAYFRRTSVFAIWDDHEVVNDFSGSVEARMPTGRQAFIDYFPIVPPREEPGRLYRRFRWGRLLEVFILDTRQYRSANRDPDGPGKTMLGRAQRRWLVEGVSGSSALWKVVVTSVSLSVSTGRKARDSWSNANILGFPEEAGTGFATERDAILRDLRIGGVKNLVFLAADVHHAELIRHHPTTEWSFHEFIAGPLSASMGRPRPLDDALNPRSLWALGGVLNFGDIAVDAASLTVRIIDADGHVRHTHTVGASP, encoded by the coding sequence ATGAGACTCCGTGTGCTGGCCGCCGCCGCCCTCGGCGTGTGGGCGGCCGCGGCCGGCGCCGATGCGCCCGGGCTGTTGCTCACGGTGGGTGAGGTCAGCGATCGCGGCGCGGTGGTCTGGATCCGGGGCACGAGTGCCTCGCCGGTCTCGATCACCTATGCGCCTGCCGGCGGCGGCGAAGAGCGGCAGGCGCAGGTGGCGCTTTCCTTGGCAGCCGACCGCACCGGCAAGGCCTCGCTCTCGGGTCTCCTGCCCGGCATACGGTATCGCTACGAGGCGACCCAGGGCGGGGCGAACGCGGAGGGCGAGTTCGTGACGGCGCCCGCGCCGGATTCGGAGACGCCGGTCAGGTTCGCCTGGAGCGGGGACCTGGGCTCGCCAGGCTACTGCCGGCGGGTGACCGACGGCTATCCGATCTTCCGCGCGATGGCGCGCGTTCCGGTGGATTTCTTTCTCTTCGTTGGCGACACCATCTACGGCGACCACGTCTGCGACGGGCCCGAGTTCGTGCCGGGCAGCGGTTTCGTCGCGAAGACCCTGGCGCAGTACCACGCCAAGCACCGGTACAACCGCGCAGACGCGGCGGTGCAGGCGTACTTCCGGCGGACGTCTGTCTTCGCGATCTGGGACGACCACGAGGTGGTCAACGACTTCTCCGGCAGCGTCGAGGCGCGCATGCCCACCGGCCGGCAGGCCTTCATCGACTACTTCCCGATCGTGCCACCACGCGAGGAGCCCGGCCGGCTCTACCGGCGCTTCCGCTGGGGCAGGCTTCTCGAGGTGTTCATCCTCGACACGCGCCAGTACAGGAGCGCCAACCGCGATCCGGACGGGCCGGGCAAGACGATGCTGGGCCGCGCGCAGCGCCGATGGCTCGTCGAGGGCGTGTCGGGTTCGTCCGCGCTCTGGAAGGTCGTGGTGACGAGCGTGTCGCTGTCCGTGTCGACGGGGCGCAAGGCTCGCGACTCCTGGAGCAACGCCAACATCTTGGGCTTTCCCGAGGAAGCCGGCACCGGTTTCGCCACGGAGCGCGACGCGATCCTGCGCGACCTGCGCATCGGCGGGGTCAAAAACTTGGTCTTCCTGGCCGCCGACGTCCACCACGCCGAGCTGATCCGCCACCACCCGACGACGGAGTGGTCTTTCCACGAGTTCATCGCGGGACCGCTGTCGGCATCCATGGGGCGGCCTCGCCCGCTCGACGACGCCCTCAACCCGCGCTCGCTCTGGGCGCTGGGCGGCGTCCTGAACTTCGGGGACATCGCCGTGGATGCCGCGTCGCTGACGGTGCGCATCATCGACGCCGATGGCCACGTGCGCCACACCCACACCGTCGGCGCTTCGCCTTAG
- a CDS encoding DUF1003 domain-containing protein yields the protein MASEPRPTVRCPICRELHYPQDILRGDTVRPLVVELIRKTRPEWGPEQPICFSCMSRSRTEYVARVLEEQRGDLSQIDAETLRSLREQEALAIDVNERFDSQLTYGERLADRVAEFGGSWGFIIGFGVILVAWITINTVALLRHPFDPYPYILLNLVLSCLAAIQAPVIMMSQNRQEAKDRLHAEHDYQVNLKAELEIRQLHWKLDQLLTHQWQKLLQIQQIQTDLMEELVHKPPRGPAPAAES from the coding sequence ATGGCATCCGAGCCCCGTCCAACGGTCCGCTGCCCGATCTGTCGCGAGCTCCACTATCCTCAGGACATCCTGCGGGGCGACACCGTTCGGCCCCTCGTTGTCGAGCTGATCCGCAAGACCCGGCCCGAGTGGGGTCCGGAGCAGCCCATTTGCTTTTCCTGCATGAGCCGCTCGCGGACCGAGTACGTCGCGCGCGTCCTCGAGGAGCAGCGTGGAGATCTCTCCCAGATCGACGCCGAGACCCTTCGGAGCTTGCGGGAGCAGGAGGCGCTCGCGATCGACGTCAACGAGCGGTTCGACAGCCAGCTGACCTACGGAGAGCGGCTGGCCGACAGGGTCGCCGAGTTCGGCGGCAGCTGGGGCTTCATCATCGGCTTCGGCGTCATCCTCGTCGCGTGGATCACGATCAACACGGTGGCGCTCCTCAGGCACCCCTTCGACCCCTACCCCTACATCCTCCTCAACCTCGTCCTCTCGTGCCTGGCCGCCATCCAGGCGCCCGTCATTATGATGAGCCAGAACCGGCAGGAGGCGAAGGACCGCCTCCACGCGGAGCACGACTACCAGGTCAATCTCAAGGCAGAGCTCGAGATCCGCCAGCTCCACTGGAAGCTCGACCAGCTCCTGACCCACCAGTGGCAAAAGCTGCTCCAGATCCAGCAAATCCAGACCGACCTGATGGAGGAGCTGGTCCACAAGCCACCCCGCGGTCCCGCCCCCGCAGCCGAGAGCTGA
- the thrC gene encoding threonine synthase, giving the protein MERLKGLKCRECGRYYPSTPVHVCEFCFGPLEVDYDYDVIRKLVSRKRIESGPPSIWRYADLLPLDLPEGEAHVGQSVGFTPLVRARNLAEELGVKELWVKNDSVCHPTWSFKDRVVAVAIGKAKEFGFDTVACASTGNLANSVAAHCAEARLKSYIFIPADLERGKVITTLVYGPTLVAVEGTYDEVNRLCAEIGDKYRWAFVNINIRPYYAEGSKTYGYEIAEQLGWRAPAHVVVPCAGGSLITKIAKAFKELRMLGLIAEGKTSMYAAQALGCGPIVTMIKKDSDVLVPVRPNTIAKSLAIGNPADGYYAYRVVKDSGGHGEHATDEEIIEGMQLLARTEGIFTETAGGVTVAAAKKLIEAGRIPRDEPIVICITGNGLKTPDVLYDRLSVDVTIRPSLAVFDQALADLKSKTGA; this is encoded by the coding sequence ATGGAAAGATTGAAGGGTCTCAAGTGCCGCGAGTGCGGCCGCTACTACCCCTCGACGCCGGTCCACGTCTGCGAGTTCTGCTTCGGTCCGCTCGAGGTCGACTACGACTACGACGTGATCCGCAAGCTGGTCAGCCGCAAGCGGATCGAGTCGGGCCCGCCCAGCATCTGGCGGTACGCCGACCTGCTGCCGCTCGACCTGCCCGAAGGTGAAGCGCACGTGGGCCAATCGGTCGGCTTCACGCCGCTGGTCCGCGCGAGGAACCTGGCCGAGGAGCTCGGCGTCAAGGAGCTCTGGGTCAAGAACGACTCGGTCTGTCACCCAACGTGGTCCTTCAAGGACCGCGTGGTCGCCGTCGCCATCGGCAAGGCCAAGGAGTTCGGCTTTGACACCGTCGCGTGCGCCTCCACCGGCAACCTCGCCAACTCGGTCGCCGCGCATTGCGCCGAGGCCAGGCTCAAGTCCTACATCTTCATCCCGGCGGACCTCGAGCGCGGCAAGGTCATCACCACGCTCGTCTACGGGCCGACGCTCGTGGCGGTCGAGGGCACGTACGACGAGGTCAACCGGCTCTGCGCCGAGATCGGCGACAAGTACCGCTGGGCTTTCGTGAACATCAACATCCGGCCCTACTACGCGGAAGGCTCCAAGACCTACGGCTACGAGATCGCCGAGCAGCTCGGCTGGCGCGCCCCGGCCCACGTGGTCGTGCCCTGCGCAGGCGGCTCCCTCATCACCAAGATCGCCAAGGCCTTCAAGGAGCTGCGCATGCTGGGGCTGATCGCGGAGGGCAAGACCAGCATGTACGCCGCGCAGGCGCTCGGCTGCGGGCCCATCGTGACCATGATCAAGAAAGACTCGGACGTGCTCGTGCCGGTGCGGCCCAATACCATCGCCAAGTCGCTGGCCATCGGTAATCCCGCCGACGGCTACTACGCGTACCGCGTGGTGAAGGACTCCGGCGGCCACGGCGAGCACGCGACCGACGAGGAGATCATCGAAGGGATGCAGCTTCTCGCGCGGACCGAGGGCATCTTCACGGAGACCGCGGGCGGGGTGACCGTCGCGGCGGCGAAGAAGCTCATCGAGGCGGGACGTATCCCGCGCGACGAGCCGATCGTCATCTGCATCACGGGCAACGGGCTCAAGACGCCCGACGTGCTCTACGACAGGCTCTCGGTGGACGTGACCATCCGGCCCTCCCTGGCGGTCTTCGACCAGGCGCTGGCCGATCTGAAATCCAAGACCGGCGCCTGA
- a CDS encoding MoaD/ThiS family protein, translated as MAVIVRIPTPLRSLTKGQAEVQAAADTVTGLIEDLEKQYPGLKERLVDAGGEVRRFINFYVNEEDIRFLQGAKTALKTGDQVSIVPAIAGGS; from the coding sequence ATGGCCGTGATCGTACGCATTCCCACGCCGCTCCGCTCGCTGACCAAGGGGCAGGCCGAGGTGCAGGCCGCCGCCGACACCGTGACCGGGCTCATCGAGGACCTCGAGAAGCAGTACCCGGGGCTCAAGGAACGCCTGGTGGACGCGGGCGGCGAGGTGCGCCGCTTCATCAACTTCTACGTCAACGAGGAGGATATCCGCTTCCTGCAGGGCGCCAAGACGGCGCTCAAGACCGGCGACCAGGTATCCATAGTCCCCGCCATCGCGGGAGGATCTTGA
- a CDS encoding NIL domain-containing protein, whose amino-acid sequence MPRMRVRLTYPTELIQQPIVYHLVKDFALVPNIRRADVRADHGWMVLELEGPQDKLELGVAWLRKQGITVDPIERDVVLP is encoded by the coding sequence ATGCCGCGGATGCGCGTGAGGCTGACCTATCCCACCGAGCTGATCCAGCAGCCGATCGTCTACCACCTGGTCAAGGACTTCGCCCTCGTGCCGAACATCCGCCGGGCGGACGTGCGCGCCGACCACGGCTGGATGGTGTTGGAGCTCGAGGGACCACAAGATAAGCTCGAGCTCGGTGTCGCTTGGCTCCGCAAGCAGGGCATCACGGTCGACCCCATCGAGCGGGACGTCGTCCTGCCGTGA
- a CDS encoding aminotransferase class I/II-fold pyridoxal phosphate-dependent enzyme, protein MISKRVQGFTESVIREMTRINNQHNGINLAQGMPNFPPPKEIIEAAHRAIDGDFHQYAITWGTPRLRQAIADKYRRFYGMEVHPDRNVTVCCGSTEAMLATLMAVLNPGDEVIIFEPFYENYGPGCIMSQAEPVYVPLEPPDFSFDADRLRKAVSPRTRAIIFNSPNNPSGKVFSRAELQLIADVCLEHDLLAITDEIYEHILYDGETHIPIATLPGMADRTITISGISKSYSVTGWRIGYAVANAELSVGIRRAHDFITVGAPHPLQEAAVTALNLPDSYYVYLRESYQARRDLLFGKVEEAGFKAYNPKGAYYILTDVAHWLPEYGCADDHEFAMFLVKEIGVATVPGSSFYSTKDLGRTKIRFCFPKTDDMLIEAGRRLQKLRR, encoded by the coding sequence GTGATCTCAAAGCGCGTCCAGGGCTTCACCGAGTCCGTCATCCGCGAGATGACCCGCATCAACAACCAGCACAACGGGATCAATCTCGCCCAGGGGATGCCGAACTTCCCGCCGCCCAAGGAGATCATCGAAGCCGCCCACCGGGCCATCGACGGCGACTTCCACCAGTACGCGATTACCTGGGGCACGCCCAGGCTGAGGCAGGCCATCGCGGACAAGTACCGCAGGTTCTACGGCATGGAGGTCCACCCGGACCGCAACGTGACCGTGTGCTGCGGATCCACCGAGGCAATGCTGGCCACGCTGATGGCAGTGCTCAACCCGGGTGACGAGGTGATCATCTTCGAGCCCTTCTATGAGAACTACGGGCCGGGCTGCATCATGTCGCAGGCCGAGCCCGTCTACGTGCCGCTCGAGCCGCCCGACTTCTCGTTCGATGCCGACAGGCTGCGGAAGGCCGTGTCACCGCGCACGCGCGCGATCATCTTCAACAGCCCCAACAACCCCTCGGGCAAGGTCTTTTCCCGGGCCGAGCTCCAGCTCATCGCCGACGTGTGCCTCGAGCACGACCTCCTCGCCATCACCGACGAGATCTACGAACACATCCTCTACGACGGGGAGACGCACATCCCCATCGCGACGCTGCCGGGCATGGCCGACCGGACCATTACAATCTCGGGGATCTCGAAGTCGTACTCCGTCACCGGCTGGCGTATCGGCTACGCCGTCGCCAACGCGGAGCTGTCCGTGGGCATCCGCCGTGCGCACGACTTCATCACCGTGGGAGCGCCCCACCCGCTGCAGGAAGCCGCCGTCACGGCGCTCAACCTCCCCGATTCCTACTACGTGTACCTGCGCGAGAGCTACCAGGCGCGACGCGATCTGCTCTTCGGCAAGGTGGAGGAAGCGGGCTTCAAGGCGTACAACCCCAAGGGCGCTTACTACATCCTGACCGACGTCGCCCACTGGCTGCCCGAGTACGGGTGCGCCGACGACCACGAGTTCGCCATGTTCCTCGTCAAGGAGATCGGCGTCGCGACCGTGCCGGGCTCGTCTTTCTACTCGACCAAGGACCTCGGGCGCACCAAGATCCGCTTCTGCTTCCCCAAGACCGACGACATGCTCATCGAGGCGGGCCGGCGGCTCCAAAAGCTTCGCCGTTGA
- a CDS encoding glycerate kinase, with protein sequence MTLRESARSIFDAALAAGDVRPLVSRALADIAPPDRGRVLVVGAGKASGAMAAAVEEAWGDRITDGLVAVKDGYTAPTRRVRLVEAGHPVPDERGAQAAREIRALVESAVGDDLVLALVSGGGSALTPAPAPPITLADKQAVTRLLLAAGATINQLNAVRKHCSLLKGGQLARAAAPARVEALLLSDVVGDPLDVIASGPTTPDDSTFAEALAILDGFGLRDRAPAAVILRLERGARGEIPETPKRGDPLFARVRNTVIGNNALVVDAAAARARALGLTPYVLTRAFEGEAREAARGFVELAQAIRAGTGPVAPPACVIAGGETTVSVQGRGSGGRCQEFALAAALAIEGMKDSVLLAAGTDGTDGPTDAAGAIADGESAARARAQGVDPAARLADNDSNPVFARLGDLVVTGPTNTNLLDLYLLLLGSGSGK encoded by the coding sequence TTGACCCTCAGGGAGTCCGCCCGCTCCATCTTCGACGCCGCCCTCGCCGCCGGAGACGTGCGCCCCCTCGTCTCGCGGGCCCTTGCCGACATCGCGCCTCCCGACCGCGGACGAGTTCTCGTCGTCGGAGCCGGGAAGGCCTCGGGCGCTATGGCCGCGGCTGTCGAGGAGGCTTGGGGTGACCGGATCACGGACGGTCTCGTCGCGGTGAAGGACGGCTACACGGCGCCGACCCGCCGCGTCCGGCTGGTCGAGGCAGGGCATCCGGTGCCCGACGAGCGGGGGGCTCAGGCGGCGCGTGAGATCCGCGCCCTCGTGGAATCCGCCGTGGGTGACGACCTTGTGCTGGCCCTCGTTTCGGGCGGCGGTTCCGCGCTGACGCCGGCGCCGGCGCCTCCGATCACGCTCGCCGACAAGCAGGCGGTGACACGCCTCCTCCTGGCAGCGGGCGCCACCATCAACCAGCTCAACGCCGTCCGGAAGCACTGCTCGCTGCTCAAGGGCGGCCAGCTGGCCCGCGCGGCGGCGCCGGCCCGCGTTGAGGCGCTGCTCCTCTCCGACGTGGTCGGCGACCCCCTCGACGTCATTGCTTCGGGTCCGACGACGCCTGATGACTCCACGTTCGCCGAAGCACTTGCCATCCTGGACGGCTTCGGCCTTCGCGACCGCGCGCCCGCCGCCGTGATCCTGAGACTGGAGCGGGGAGCGCGCGGGGAGATCCCCGAGACGCCCAAGCGGGGCGACCCGCTCTTCGCGCGCGTCAGGAACACGGTGATCGGCAACAACGCCCTGGTCGTGGACGCCGCGGCGGCGCGGGCGCGGGCGCTCGGCCTTACGCCTTATGTGCTCACGCGGGCCTTCGAGGGCGAGGCGCGGGAGGCCGCGAGGGGCTTCGTCGAGCTGGCGCAGGCGATCCGAGCGGGCACCGGGCCCGTCGCGCCGCCCGCCTGCGTGATCGCGGGAGGCGAGACAACGGTGTCGGTGCAGGGGCGGGGCAGCGGCGGTCGCTGTCAGGAGTTCGCGTTGGCTGCGGCGCTCGCGATCGAAGGCATGAAGGACTCGGTCCTCCTGGCCGCCGGCACCGACGGCACCGACGGGCCGACCGATGCGGCCGGCGCCATCGCCGACGGTGAGAGCGCGGCGCGCGCCCGCGCGCAAGGCGTTGACCCGGCGGCCCGGCTCGCGGACAACGACTCGAACCCGGTCTTCGCCCGTCTCGGCGACCTCGTGGTCACCGGGCCGACCAACACCAATCTCCTCGACCTCTACCTGCTTCTACTGGGGAGCGGCTCAGGGAAATGA
- a CDS encoding PEP-CTERM sorting domain-containing protein: MALLMGVMGVFSVLLGAGSASAVVIDFDLLADGAVVTNQFPEATFSSTAGFVNRITAQSLGSSLPNFICTGATGGGIDCVHETIVDFTNPVSSLTFLEVGDNNSGVNALVDVFVSGVFTSTVGAVGDGNSSLPNPVDLSAFNNITRIRIHSITDAAGLGWDDFSFTVGGGGGTGVPEPSTLLLLGSGLVGLVAVLRRRYKA, translated from the coding sequence TTGGCACTCCTCATGGGTGTCATGGGCGTGTTCTCGGTGCTGCTAGGCGCTGGATCGGCTAGTGCGGTGGTGATCGATTTCGACCTTCTGGCTGATGGCGCGGTCGTCACTAACCAGTTCCCGGAAGCGACCTTCTCCTCCACCGCGGGCTTCGTGAACCGAATCACAGCCCAGAGTCTTGGATCATCGCTGCCGAACTTTATCTGCACGGGGGCGACCGGCGGCGGCATCGATTGCGTGCACGAGACGATCGTGGATTTCACAAATCCGGTTAGCAGTCTCACGTTCCTCGAGGTTGGCGACAATAATTCTGGCGTCAACGCCCTGGTGGACGTCTTCGTGAGCGGTGTGTTCACGTCCACCGTAGGCGCCGTCGGCGACGGGAACTCTTCTCTTCCCAACCCGGTGGACTTGAGCGCCTTCAATAACATCACCCGCATCCGCATCCACTCGATCACGGACGCAGCCGGGTTGGGCTGGGACGACTTCAGCTTCACGGTTGGTGGAGGTGGGGGGACAGGGGTTCCCGAGCCTAGCACGCTGCTCCTGCTCGGCTCTGGTTTGGTTGGACTAGTAGCGGTATTGCGTCGGCGCTACAAAGCGTAG
- a CDS encoding YdcF family protein, translating into MRGIRLLGLVGLLLFAVAAFTPLANRLNIWMAGLAMLEPADAIVVLGRGGADTDGVLTNRSLRRTLYGIRLYGDGLAPVLVFCGSAEETHARARLAQGLGVPSGAILRVASTNTTKGEAEQLRRLLLPLGRRRILLVADPIDMPRARAVMERAGFTVLPAPTAATGPSDPESRLGLLRDILSELAAWMYYRLAGAL; encoded by the coding sequence ATGCGCGGCATTCGACTCCTCGGCCTCGTCGGCCTGCTCCTGTTCGCCGTCGCGGCCTTCACGCCTCTCGCCAACCGTCTCAACATCTGGATGGCCGGCCTGGCGATGTTGGAGCCCGCGGACGCCATCGTCGTCCTGGGCCGCGGCGGCGCCGACACCGATGGCGTTTTGACCAACCGATCGCTCCGGCGGACGCTCTACGGAATTCGCCTCTACGGCGACGGCCTCGCCCCGGTCCTGGTGTTCTGCGGCTCGGCGGAGGAAACGCACGCGCGGGCGCGCCTCGCGCAGGGGCTCGGGGTGCCCTCCGGGGCGATCCTGCGCGTCGCTTCGACGAACACCACCAAGGGAGAGGCCGAGCAGCTCCGCAGGCTCCTGCTCCCGCTCGGCCGCCGGCGCATCCTCCTCGTCGCGGATCCAATCGACATGCCCCGGGCGCGGGCCGTGATGGAGCGAGCCGGCTTCACCGTGCTGCCCGCGCCCACGGCCGCGACCGGCCCGTCGGATCCCGAGTCACGGCTCGGCCTCCTGCGCGACATCCTCAGCGAGCTGGCCGCCTGGATGTACTACCGGCTCGCTGGCGCCCTCTGA
- a CDS encoding tetratricopeptide repeat protein — translation MDRLIPTGSPLWTAPARWGHLIAFGLSVLLFGGGLVTGLAYRLHTSGALPGIGLDYLAEGDRYALAGDASAAARVYRRAAALAPDDDQALFRLGMAARRLGDSRQSVDAFERVLRLNPRHAPAHFMLGAAYLEQGDLERAARHAAAARRLRPDLADSHALLGAVEARRGNRDAAIQHLRQALRIDPYHERARSEIAALGQEAERR, via the coding sequence ATGGACAGGCTCATCCCGACCGGCTCTCCGCTCTGGACCGCCCCGGCCCGCTGGGGGCATCTGATCGCCTTCGGACTGTCCGTCCTCCTCTTCGGCGGCGGTCTCGTCACGGGCCTCGCCTACAGGCTCCACACGTCGGGAGCCCTGCCGGGCATCGGCCTTGACTACCTCGCGGAAGGCGACCGGTATGCTCTGGCTGGAGACGCCAGCGCCGCCGCCCGCGTGTACCGCCGGGCGGCGGCGCTGGCGCCGGACGATGACCAGGCCCTGTTCCGTCTCGGCATGGCCGCGCGGCGGCTGGGGGACAGCCGCCAGTCCGTCGATGCCTTCGAGCGAGTGCTGCGGCTGAACCCACGGCACGCGCCGGCCCACTTCATGCTGGGCGCCGCCTATCTCGAACAGGGCGATCTGGAGCGAGCCGCCCGGCACGCCGCCGCGGCCCGGCGACTCAGGCCGGACCTGGCCGACAGCCACGCGCTGCTCGGCGCCGTGGAGGCGCGGCGCGGGAACCGCGATGCGGCGATCCAGCACCTCCGCCAGGCCCTTCGAATCGACCCCTACCACGAGCGCGCCCGCAGCGAGATCGCGGCCCTGGGCCAGGAGGCGGAGCGGCGATGA
- a CDS encoding PEP-CTERM sorting domain-containing protein (PEP-CTERM proteins occur, often in large numbers, in the proteomes of bacteria that also encode an exosortase, a predicted intramembrane cysteine proteinase. The presence of a PEP-CTERM domain at a protein's C-terminus predicts cleavage within the sorting domain, followed by covalent anchoring to some some component of the (usually Gram-negative) cell surface. Many PEP-CTERM proteins exhibit an unusual sequence composition that includes large numbers of potential glycosylation sites. Expression of one such protein has been shown restore the ability of a bacterium to form floc, a type of biofilm.), translating into MGIRIFGKVLGVAALTLALVGQGVFAGSAEAGNVYLTGHDVDFHSGQNGYESLILDFLRGGATPIAAADYDILLLRTTGVGSTLSPAGFGTVTIADPISFADGAAFAAALLGKDALFIASHVNCGGCALTTAGSNAINGFSAQIASFFNAGGDIYANTGADLATYYDFLPPGAVASGAPISGSSGFDATNAGDAIGITNAMINGFPTHNRFTSFVPAFTVFETRPAAGVDCNAAPFATGCEIISLGILDARITDGGIVTDGGTVPAPAALVLLGAGLLGAGLLRRFRS; encoded by the coding sequence GTGGGGATCAGAATATTCGGCAAAGTGCTCGGAGTAGCGGCGCTGACCCTGGCGCTGGTGGGCCAGGGCGTATTCGCGGGAAGTGCGGAGGCAGGTAACGTCTATCTGACCGGGCACGACGTGGACTTTCACAGCGGCCAGAATGGCTACGAATCGCTCATTCTCGATTTTCTAAGAGGTGGGGCTACGCCGATTGCTGCAGCCGACTACGACATTCTTCTGCTTAGAACAACCGGTGTCGGCAGTACCTTGTCGCCCGCGGGCTTTGGTACGGTCACTATTGCCGATCCGATCAGCTTTGCGGACGGGGCAGCCTTCGCCGCGGCATTGCTTGGGAAAGATGCGCTTTTTATTGCCTCGCACGTAAACTGTGGCGGATGCGCGCTCACGACCGCAGGGTCGAATGCCATTAACGGCTTCTCGGCCCAGATTGCGTCTTTCTTCAACGCAGGCGGCGACATTTACGCCAATACTGGAGCAGACCTCGCGACGTATTATGACTTCTTGCCGCCCGGGGCAGTTGCCAGCGGAGCGCCAATTTCGGGCTCTTCGGGTTTTGACGCAACCAACGCCGGTGATGCGATCGGTATTACGAACGCAATGATTAACGGGTTCCCGACGCATAACCGTTTTACTTCATTCGTCCCGGCGTTTACGGTGTTCGAGACTCGCCCCGCCGCAGGTGTCGACTGTAACGCCGCCCCATTCGCGACCGGATGTGAAATTATCTCTCTCGGCATCCTCGATGCCAGGATCACGGACGGAGGTATCGTGACGGACGGTGGGACTGTCCCGGCGCCTGCGGCGCTGGTGCTCCTGGGTGCGGGTCTCCTCGGTGCCGGCCTGCTGCGGAGGTTCCGGAGCTAA